In one Mucilaginibacter ginsenosidivorax genomic region, the following are encoded:
- a CDS encoding alpha-L-rhamnosidase, producing MKKSCLFAFKSITLVFALVFFIYPGNDAAAFATQLKANPAASIDNLQVEYTDKPMGIDVETPRFSWQMKAPAGARGYVQLSYQLEVKDGAGKPVWSTGKVNSSKSSGIEYAGKKLKAATRYTWKVTVWDQTGAMLTNTSWFETGLMNADPGLSAWDGATWIGGGNNDLVLYSKYLPVFNMNYKLAIAPGSTRASIIMGANDARLMDKNKNIFQVENKMNESYFKIELDISKLGSAGTGNAKINIYRSGYTGNDTATRVLKSFDIKTSVINEGNKNKEHRFAIYNEMGTLTFSVDGDYDFLVDNDKTPAGAQPVFPPRGPHRAVVTLNPLGARDVISFGLLCDIGYAVDAGQQAAFSGLEVSNARKPGNILFKEDLSAQHYAGIYKSFIGNGGISIKNDRFQVSGGSQGVFAVADPSHNSMPMLRTQFETNSKKITSARLYVTARGIYEVYLNGKRVGNDYYNPGLTQYNITHLYQTYDVTTMVNNGQNAIGAMLGEGWWSGLLSYGTIWNHFGDRQSLLAKLVIKYADGSKKVITTNDKDWKYYNKGPIVYSSLDMGEVYDASLEAGINNWTTVSYNDNAWQKAVKVPVDGTTYSGVSYDFFGHKDELNYDKLSLIGQIGQPAGIYKTLTAQSMQEVRKGVYVYNMGQNMVGVPKIYIKNGKAGKKLLLRYAEVLYPALKQSGKNVGMIMTENYRGALSQDVYTMKDGEQTFQPHFTSHGYQYIEITGVDAPLPLSAVQGLAISSIHKLTADYVTSNPKVNKLWSNLTWSNIDNFLTIPTDCPQRNERMGWSGDISIFSRTATYLSNSDQFLRRHLFALRDLQMPNGKFTDIAPVGGGFGGVLWGSAGITIPWEAYQQYEDVALLKEHYPAMARYMSFIDSTISKKNGLSSDSQLGDWLGPQNNQLGTDYLVTAYHIFDLGIMVKIASALNKPDDAAKYQERYDERKAFFNKTFINADKKAMGLLGGGIFAPRDAKQEFKVADIQTAYAVGLSLGVFNDENTPYMAKNLQAAVERENKDDDGITRPKYSLMTGFIGTAWISKSLSDYGHADLAYKVLQNDHYPSWLYAIDQGATTIWERLNGYTVENGFGGNNSMNSFNHYSFGAVGQWMMAYSLGIQRGEVGFKNFILQPEPDPTGQMTYAKGYYDSPYGRISSSWKTAGTNLIYNARVPANTKATLYLPAASAAAVTEGGKPADKVKGIKFLRYADGKAVYELASGSYVFSVEK from the coding sequence ATGAAAAAGAGTTGCCTGTTCGCTTTTAAAAGTATTACGCTTGTTTTCGCCTTAGTTTTTTTTATTTATCCTGGTAATGATGCGGCTGCATTTGCCACGCAACTAAAGGCCAATCCCGCGGCAAGTATTGATAACCTACAGGTGGAGTATACCGATAAGCCCATGGGTATCGATGTGGAAACGCCGCGCTTTAGCTGGCAAATGAAAGCGCCGGCAGGGGCAAGGGGCTATGTGCAGCTATCCTACCAGCTGGAAGTAAAAGATGGCGCAGGCAAACCCGTTTGGAGTACCGGGAAGGTAAACAGCAGTAAATCATCAGGTATTGAATATGCGGGGAAAAAGCTTAAAGCGGCCACCCGTTACACCTGGAAAGTGACCGTTTGGGACCAAACAGGCGCCATGTTAACCAATACCTCGTGGTTTGAAACGGGTTTGATGAACGCCGATCCCGGATTATCGGCCTGGGATGGTGCTACCTGGATTGGCGGCGGCAATAACGACCTGGTTTTATACTCCAAATACCTGCCCGTTTTTAACATGAATTACAAGCTGGCCATAGCGCCCGGCAGCACCCGTGCAAGCATCATCATGGGCGCCAATGATGCCCGCCTAATGGATAAAAACAAAAATATTTTCCAGGTTGAAAATAAAATGAACGAGAGTTATTTCAAGATCGAGCTGGACATTTCAAAGCTGGGCAGCGCCGGTACAGGTAACGCTAAAATTAACATATACCGCAGCGGTTATACCGGCAATGATACCGCTACACGGGTGCTAAAATCATTTGATATTAAAACAAGTGTAATTAATGAAGGCAATAAAAACAAAGAGCACCGTTTTGCAATCTATAACGAAATGGGCACTTTAACCTTTAGCGTAGATGGCGACTATGATTTTCTTGTAGATAATGATAAAACACCTGCAGGTGCCCAGCCTGTTTTTCCGCCGCGCGGGCCGCACAGGGCAGTAGTTACCCTTAACCCGCTGGGCGCTCGTGATGTAATCTCGTTCGGTTTGCTTTGCGATATCGGTTATGCTGTGGATGCCGGGCAGCAGGCCGCATTTTCGGGGTTGGAAGTATCGAACGCGCGCAAACCGGGCAATATTTTGTTTAAGGAAGATCTATCGGCACAGCATTACGCGGGTATTTATAAATCTTTCATAGGCAACGGTGGCATCAGTATAAAAAACGACCGTTTCCAGGTTTCGGGCGGTAGCCAGGGTGTTTTTGCGGTGGCCGACCCAAGCCATAACTCCATGCCTATGCTGCGTACCCAATTTGAAACAAACAGCAAAAAAATTACAAGCGCCCGCCTGTACGTTACCGCCCGCGGCATTTACGAGGTGTACCTCAACGGTAAACGCGTAGGCAATGATTACTACAACCCCGGCTTAACGCAATACAACATTACCCACCTGTATCAAACGTATGACGTTACCACGATGGTTAACAACGGACAAAACGCTATAGGCGCCATGCTGGGCGAAGGCTGGTGGAGCGGCCTGCTAAGCTACGGTACCATCTGGAACCACTTTGGCGACAGGCAATCATTACTGGCCAAACTGGTGATTAAATATGCCGACGGTTCAAAAAAAGTAATTACTACCAACGATAAGGATTGGAAATATTACAACAAAGGCCCTATAGTTTACAGCAGCCTGGATATGGGCGAAGTTTATGATGCCTCGTTAGAAGCCGGGATAAACAACTGGACTACGGTAAGCTATAATGACAATGCCTGGCAAAAGGCGGTTAAAGTACCGGTAGATGGTACCACCTATTCGGGCGTATCCTATGATTTTTTTGGCCATAAGGATGAATTGAACTACGATAAGCTATCGCTGATTGGGCAAATTGGCCAGCCGGCCGGCATCTACAAAACGCTTACCGCCCAAAGCATGCAGGAAGTACGCAAGGGCGTTTACGTGTACAACATGGGGCAAAATATGGTGGGCGTGCCTAAAATTTACATTAAAAATGGTAAAGCGGGTAAAAAGTTATTGCTGCGCTATGCCGAGGTTTTATACCCGGCCCTCAAACAATCGGGCAAAAACGTGGGGATGATCATGACCGAGAATTACCGCGGGGCCCTGAGCCAGGATGTGTATACCATGAAGGATGGTGAGCAAACATTTCAGCCTCACTTTACATCGCACGGGTATCAATATATTGAAATTACCGGGGTTGATGCACCGCTGCCGTTAAGTGCTGTGCAGGGTTTGGCCATCAGCTCCATCCACAAGCTAACGGCAGATTACGTCACCTCAAATCCCAAAGTAAACAAGCTGTGGTCAAACCTTACCTGGTCAAACATCGATAACTTTTTAACCATCCCTACCGATTGCCCGCAGCGTAACGAGCGCATGGGCTGGTCGGGCGATATCAGTATTTTTTCGCGCACTGCCACCTACTTGTCCAACAGCGACCAGTTTTTAAGACGGCACCTTTTTGCCCTGCGCGATTTGCAGATGCCCAATGGCAAGTTTACCGATATTGCCCCGGTTGGCGGCGGTTTTGGCGGCGTACTTTGGGGCAGCGCGGGTATTACTATCCCCTGGGAAGCCTACCAGCAATATGAGGATGTGGCCTTGTTGAAAGAGCATTACCCGGCCATGGCCAGGTACATGAGTTTTATCGATTCTACCATCAGCAAAAAAAACGGTCTCAGTTCCGATTCGCAGTTAGGCGATTGGCTTGGCCCTCAAAATAACCAGCTGGGTACCGATTACCTGGTAACCGCTTACCATATTTTCGACCTGGGTATAATGGTGAAGATTGCCAGCGCTTTAAACAAGCCCGACGACGCTGCCAAATACCAGGAAAGATATGATGAGCGCAAGGCATTTTTTAACAAAACCTTTATCAATGCCGATAAAAAGGCGATGGGGCTTTTGGGTGGCGGCATATTTGCACCCCGCGATGCAAAGCAGGAGTTTAAAGTAGCCGATATACAAACTGCTTATGCCGTTGGCCTGTCATTAGGTGTTTTTAACGATGAGAACACGCCTTATATGGCCAAAAATCTACAGGCCGCTGTCGAACGTGAAAACAAGGACGATGACGGTATTACCCGCCCTAAATACTCCTTAATGACTGGCTTTATAGGTACCGCCTGGATCAGCAAATCGCTATCCGATTACGGCCACGCCGACCTGGCCTACAAAGTGCTTCAAAATGATCATTATCCCTCATGGCTATACGCTATTGACCAGGGCGCAACCACCATATGGGAACGCCTGAACGGCTACACGGTTGAAAACGGTTTCGGTGGTAACAACAGCATGAATTCCTTTAACCACTACTCCTTTGGCGCCGTTGGCCAGTGGATGATGGCCTACTCACTGGGCATCCAGCGCGGCGAGGTTGGTTTCAAAAACTTTATCCTGCAACCCGAACCCGACCCAACCGGCCAGATGACCTACGCCAAAGGCTACTACGATTCGCCCTACGGGAGGATTAGCAGCAGCTGGAAAACGGCAGGCACCAACCTTATTTATAACGCAAGAGTACCGGCAAATACCAAAGCCACTTTATACCTGCCAGCCGCTTCGGCAGCTGCTGTAACCGAAGGCGGTAAGCCCGCGGATAAGGTAAAAGGAATTAAGTTTTTAAGGTATGCCGATGGGAAAGCTGTTTATGAATTGGCATCGGGGAGTTATGTGTTTAGTGTGGAGAAGTAG
- a CDS encoding SusD/RagB family nutrient-binding outer membrane lipoprotein, with protein sequence MKKIYIYTAAMAVVLYTTGCNKLKDFGDVNSNPGATTTAITSALLTNVQSNLGGYASTNTEPLSGAQYGQYFSETQYSGTSLYNLPQNSFTGNYSGNLNNLQTIINLNVSNNSTAVAKIMQQYIYWIITDSWGDVPYTQALKGSAVIQPVYDTQETIYKGIISTLTSAISEFDSSSSLAGDIIYGGDVASWKRMANSLKLLAAIQLSNRVTGASDYAAVAVKEAIASGVITTNAQNFTLVYPGGTYKSAWYSLYNGRKDYGESKTLTDITVGSNDPRQAEFGGASELSGNVTTSNIGVPYGLVRLSVLAFEDANPTWARVLRGDLRLETGSVVMINAAEVWLARAEAANLGWTDESITTDYTTGVAASFEQWDAGTPSASYLAQFPVTDTKNADITGSQIKNISIQRWIASYPDGHAAWAIWRKTGWPALTPAPDATNSSGQIVRRFTYASSEYNTNGTNVNAAVARLTGGDTQDAHVWWDTRTTN encoded by the coding sequence ATGAAAAAGATATACATATATACAGCTGCAATGGCCGTTGTTTTATACACAACGGGCTGCAACAAGCTGAAAGATTTTGGCGATGTTAACAGCAATCCGGGCGCTACAACAACAGCCATTACATCGGCTTTATTAACCAACGTACAATCAAACCTTGGGGGCTACGCTTCTACCAATACCGAGCCTTTATCTGGCGCCCAGTACGGCCAGTATTTTTCTGAAACCCAATATTCAGGAACATCATTATATAATTTACCGCAAAACTCATTTACCGGTAACTATAGTGGCAATTTAAATAACCTGCAAACTATCATCAACCTTAATGTAAGTAACAATTCAACCGCTGTAGCAAAAATTATGCAGCAATACATCTATTGGATAATTACAGATTCATGGGGCGATGTGCCTTACACCCAGGCTTTAAAAGGGAGTGCGGTGATACAGCCGGTGTATGATACCCAGGAGACTATTTATAAAGGCATAATTTCGACACTTACATCGGCCATAAGCGAGTTTGATTCATCATCGAGCCTGGCCGGCGATATTATTTATGGCGGCGATGTAGCTTCATGGAAACGCATGGCCAACTCGTTGAAGTTGTTGGCTGCAATACAATTGTCAAACAGGGTAACCGGCGCCAGCGATTATGCGGCTGTAGCAGTTAAAGAGGCTATTGCATCGGGTGTAATTACCACCAATGCCCAAAACTTCACCCTGGTTTATCCCGGCGGCACTTACAAAAGCGCATGGTACAGCCTTTACAACGGCCGCAAAGATTATGGCGAATCAAAAACGCTGACAGATATCACCGTAGGAAGCAACGACCCCCGGCAGGCCGAATTTGGCGGGGCAAGCGAATTATCGGGCAACGTAACCACATCAAATATTGGCGTGCCCTATGGTTTGGTACGCCTGAGCGTTTTGGCATTTGAGGATGCAAACCCAACCTGGGCCCGCGTTTTGCGTGGCGACCTTCGGTTAGAGACGGGATCGGTGGTGATGATTAATGCTGCCGAAGTTTGGCTGGCGCGCGCCGAGGCAGCCAATTTAGGTTGGACCGACGAAAGTATTACTACCGATTATACCACAGGCGTTGCCGCATCATTTGAGCAGTGGGATGCCGGAACGCCATCTGCTTCTTACCTGGCGCAGTTCCCGGTAACTGATACTAAAAACGCCGACATCACCGGTTCGCAAATAAAAAACATTTCTATCCAAAGGTGGATAGCCAGCTACCCTGATGGCCATGCAGCCTGGGCCATATGGCGAAAAACCGGCTGGCCGGCGCTTACCCCGGCACCGGATGCCACAAACTCATCGGGCCAGATTGTAAGGAGGTTTACCTATGCATCATCTGAATACAACACCAACGGAACAAATGTTAATGCTGCCGTTGCCAGGTTAACAGGCGGCGATACCCAGGATGCACATGTGTGGTGGGATACAAGAACAACTAATTAA
- a CDS encoding glycoside hydrolase family 16 protein yields the protein MEKIAPNTKLFTTKHYQKTTALFVVMKRVLLLLTFLAPLIAQSQQIQPDTLGGYKQVWADEFNNEGPPNPANWKFEQGFVRNHEDQWYQADNATCHNGLLVIEAKKVHLPNPAYVPNSTNWQTSRRFIEYTSACMNTNGLQSWQYGRLIMRGRINTDAGLWPAFWTLGLNKPWPSNGEIDIMEFYRDKLLANIACGTDVPYKAKWYSNVKTLDSFEPGWNQRFHTWRMDWDETSISLYVDDILLNHVALKDLVNQDGSNFNPFKQPHYILLNLAIGGDNGGEPSATTFPKRFEVDYVRVYQK from the coding sequence ATGGAAAAGATAGCCCCGAATACAAAGCTTTTTACCACTAAGCATTACCAAAAAACAACTGCCCTTTTTGTGGTGATGAAACGGGTGTTATTACTTTTAACATTCCTTGCTCCTTTAATAGCACAAAGCCAGCAAATACAGCCGGACACCCTTGGCGGATACAAACAGGTTTGGGCCGATGAATTTAATAACGAAGGGCCGCCAAACCCCGCCAACTGGAAGTTTGAGCAAGGCTTTGTACGTAACCATGAAGACCAATGGTACCAGGCCGATAATGCCACCTGCCACAACGGGTTATTGGTAATAGAAGCTAAAAAGGTGCACCTGCCCAACCCCGCATATGTACCCAACAGTACCAACTGGCAGACCAGCCGGCGGTTTATTGAATATACATCGGCCTGTATGAATACCAATGGCCTGCAAAGCTGGCAATATGGCCGGCTGATTATGCGGGGCCGGATAAATACCGATGCCGGTTTATGGCCGGCCTTCTGGACCTTAGGCCTGAACAAGCCCTGGCCATCAAACGGCGAAATTGACATTATGGAATTTTACCGCGATAAACTGTTGGCCAACATAGCCTGCGGCACCGATGTACCATATAAGGCCAAATGGTATAGTAATGTAAAAACACTCGATTCATTTGAACCCGGCTGGAACCAGCGCTTTCACACCTGGCGAATGGATTGGGACGAAACATCCATTAGCCTGTATGTTGATGACATATTGCTTAACCATGTGGCCTTAAAAGACCTGGTTAACCAGGACGGCAGCAACTTTAATCCCTTTAAACAGCCACATTACATCCTCCTGAACCTGGCCATTGGCGGCGATAACGGCGGCGAACCATCGGCAACCACTTTTCCAAAACGGTTTGAGGTTGATTACGTGCGTGTGTATCAAAAATAA
- a CDS encoding DUF1735 domain-containing protein — protein MKKNIFFKYLVVACAFAVVFAGCRKEPAADKVTTETLNAGKTLIGFPDGMESSTFFDPFTDVKTIDVFTLKKDAANNTDLKKAQNFVVSAEPDSIDAYNEANGTAYELLPSSFYTIGTSSADVSVSGDNLTFKFASGDFAKNFVIKLDGSKLDLSKSYALAYKITDSAGVGIHAASRGTMYAFYSVKNKYDGVYTLGGTIARYIDGVADATLGGTYPDGLQVDVATIGTYTNSFSLKWITGSGVGGIAGLQLTVDPATNKVTVIATGNAAVQNTAGKDNYYDPDTKTFHLAFDWGANATNKRVFDGTLTYAGSR, from the coding sequence ATGAAAAAGAATATATTTTTTAAATACCTGGTTGTGGCCTGTGCATTTGCTGTTGTGTTTGCAGGATGCAGAAAGGAACCCGCTGCCGATAAGGTTACTACAGAAACACTCAATGCCGGTAAAACCTTGATAGGCTTTCCCGATGGTATGGAATCATCAACATTTTTTGATCCGTTTACTGATGTTAAAACCATTGATGTTTTTACGCTGAAAAAAGATGCGGCAAATAATACAGATCTGAAAAAGGCGCAAAACTTTGTGGTATCGGCTGAGCCGGATTCAATTGATGCTTACAACGAAGCCAATGGTACGGCTTATGAATTATTACCATCATCTTTTTATACAATCGGAACCTCATCTGCCGATGTTTCGGTATCTGGCGATAACCTCACTTTTAAATTTGCCTCGGGCGATTTTGCAAAGAATTTTGTGATAAAGCTCGACGGCAGTAAACTTGATTTATCAAAAAGCTACGCCCTGGCCTATAAAATTACAGATTCGGCCGGAGTGGGTATCCATGCGGCAAGCAGGGGCACTATGTATGCATTTTACAGTGTTAAAAACAAATACGATGGGGTTTATACACTTGGCGGCACTATTGCCCGGTATATTGATGGGGTTGCCGATGCTACGCTGGGCGGCACCTATCCCGATGGGCTGCAGGTTGATGTTGCTACCATAGGAACTTACACCAATTCGTTTTCTTTAAAATGGATTACCGGCAGCGGCGTTGGCGGTATTGCCGGGCTGCAGCTTACGGTTGACCCTGCAACTAACAAGGTTACCGTGATAGCAACCGGGAATGCGGCTGTGCAGAACACTGCCGGAAAAGATAATTATTACGACCCCGATACCAAAACATTCCACCTGGCATTTGACTGGGGAGCCAATGCCACCAACAAAAGGGTTTTTGATGGTACTTTGACCTATGCTGGCTCACGATAA